The Nitrospirota bacterium DNA window CCTCCGGCATCTGCCAGGTATTCCATTGAACGGGATATAGCCATCTGAATAAGCATTGCCGCAATAGGACCTACAATCATCATTACCAGCGCTGCAAAAGGACTCCCGCCCTCATCATCATCGCTTCTTCCGCCGAATATCATGGCCCACTGCGCCATCTGCGCAAGATAGCTTATTGCGCCGGCAATTGTAGCCGCAATCGTGCCTATCAGAATATCCCTGTGTTTTACATGAGCCAACTCATGGGCTATAACGCCTTCAAGCTCCTCACGAGTCAAAATATTCATTATCCCTCTCGTGACGGCGACTGCCGCATGTTCAGGATTTCTTCCTGTGGCAAAGGCATTGGGCTGGTCTCCTTCAATTATATAAACCTTTGGCAAAGGAATCTCCGCCCTCTGCGCAAGCCTTCTTACAATTGAGAAAAGCTCAGGGGCATCGTTTTCCCTTACTTCCTTAGCGCGGTACATTTTAAGCACAATCTTATCGCTGAACCAGTATGTAACAAGGTTCATCACAAGGGCAAACATAAGCGCCATGGTCATGCCGGACCTGCCGCCAAAAGCAGCGCCTGCCCATACAAGGATAAGCGTAAGCATAACCATAAAAAACATTGTCTTCATTGTATTCATTGTGTTACCTCCGTTTTATCAGTTGCAAATCAATGTTAAAAATAACATAAATTTTCATCGTAAATCAAGCCACCCCAGCCAGCCTGATGTCAAAATTTCTCTGATTCTCTTTTTGCCCATTTATCCGTCATTCCAGCGCAGGCGGAAATCCAGTATTTAAAGGTTTTGGTTCCCCCGATTAAATCGGAGGACAACGTCTGGATTCCATAACAAGTACGGAATGACAATAGAGAAGGTTCATTGACAAAACCCCTTGCAAAGCAATATAATTTACTAAATCTCTACTTAAGTTAAGGAGGATGCAGGGATGTCTGAGAATATTACAAATGTAAATGCTGAGTCTTGGGATAAAGAGGTTGTTCAAACACTGGGAATTGTCATGGTTGATTTTTGGGCCACATGGTGCGGCCCATGC harbors:
- the htpX gene encoding zinc metalloprotease HtpX codes for the protein MNTMKTMFFMVMLTLILVWAGAAFGGRSGMTMALMFALVMNLVTYWFSDKIVLKMYRAKEVRENDAPELFSIVRRLAQRAEIPLPKVYIIEGDQPNAFATGRNPEHAAVAVTRGIMNILTREELEGVIAHELAHVKHRDILIGTIAATIAGAISYLAQMAQWAMIFGGRSDDDEGGSPFAALVMMIVGPIAAMLIQMAISRSMEYLADAGGARIAGNPRNLANALKKLHMASQRIPLQTATPATAHMFIVNPFSGGGLLKLFSTHPPMEERIARLESMTL